The Argentina anserina chromosome 5, drPotAnse1.1, whole genome shotgun sequence genome includes the window GCCAACTATCTCGATCGAATAGAAAACTTTTAAAAGCTTCATTAACTTTTCTGTTAGTTTTCCACTATTGCAAGCTTACGAGTTGAACAATTTGCATTATTAGAGATATTTGGGCTTTGGCAACAGATATTTCCCATGTATATAGAGGTTATCATTATCATTAAGGCAGACTTCACATTCGAAAAGAACAGGAACAAAAAATTCTGAAGAGCAAgagtaggttcatatttgaaacAATATCACTATCAATCAGtatattacaaaagaacacaaTTGCAAAAAATTGTGCTTTGGTAAGTATATATACTCACGTCTCACGCAGGTCGATTACATAAACAAAGAacagcaaaagaaaaaaaaatcgtaTAAGTATAAAACAAGCTAGGGCAGTGATATCAATCTAAGACTGTTTCACTTGCATTGTAAACTCCTGACTGTCTGTTCTGACACATTAATTTGTATGGTGCAGCTCATACTCGcagacttcttcttcttcatgatCAGCATCAACTCAACCTTTCCGGTCAATTTGGCCTGGCTGGTCAGTGTCAACACCCCACCGTTCAATTCAGTGCCGAGGGTGGAGCTGGTCGTCAATGCATCGGTGTTCAAGCTCACAACGGCGTTCACCTTCTTTGTTCCTCTCATCCCGGCCTTGCCCTTGGGTACAGTGAATGTCCCGACAGATGTACCTTGGTACATGAATGTCACGACGCCTTCGTCGAACTTGTAGGGACCCCAGTTGGTGTTCTTGACCCTAATTTGGGTGTTGAAGGTTGTGCTGAACGAAGGTGCTGCACTGGATGAGGTGAAGCCCGTGAGGGTGCTTGTGCCGAGTCTAACCTTGGGGGTCTTAACTTTCATCACGGTGAGACCAAACACAGTCATGACTGCGATCTGGAACACAATGAAAATACCAATATAAGCAAAGCACTTGATTCTCTTCTTGCGCTTGAGCTCGTCTTCGGACAAAGACTCTCCATCGCTTCTTCTGTAACCATTTGCCGGAGCCAAAGGATAAACTTGTTGGTTCTTGTcagccatctctctctcttttttttctgatatgaaatgaaatataCTCTGTATGGCTCTGCTTTTCTGGATTAATTTGGTTCTCCTTGAAGTGTAGAGGAAGTGGCTTATGGTAATGATGGAATGGATGGGTACTCTAGTGTGGTATATATAGTGTATTTGGGGTTGGAGAGTATGAATAAGTTATGTGGGCGAATGAAGTTCCTGGAAAATGTGGCATTGACATGGTGGTGGGAAGCTATTTTAATTCAGACGCCAATCGCGTCCGAAGGTGAGAATTGTTGACTTCTAGATGATCGAGGACTTTGTTTGAGGACTACTCGTTTGTCCACAAATGTGTTGATTTATTTGAAGATATTAAAATATCAGAAGGTTCGGTTCTATCCGTTTGTATAGACCAAATCTCCCAACCAAATGTTAGAACGTGGTGTTGAATCCCTTCCACATTATAAAGTATGAGCTGTGCGAATATGGCAAAATTCTTCGTTAGTTTAGTTCTGTTGTCCCTGATTAGAAGCAATAAAATGTTACATGAGCAAACTTGAAGGTTTGCTTAGGACTTCATCAATCCAACAACATGTATAACATCTGAGCTTAATTAGTTTAACTATCGAGGATAAAAAGGAAATGAGAgacaagaaaaaagagaagCCAATGCTTTGCTCAGTGTTATGTGCTCAAACTGAAGATAAGTGAGTTTGGCGCAATTTTGATGTGCTAGCTCAAAGAGAAATAATCCCTGAAACTGTGTAAATTTGGGGATCTATTGGCAATCCGAAGAAGATCAAAATTCCACGACCACTTAAAATCTTTTTTTAATGGATTCATGACCACGGCCATTTAAAAGTtaagagaaattttaaatatacaTCTATACTCAATATATCACATATTTAAATTctcattatattatttttactaaataTACCACATAAAGTACCTAAAAtacttttaaataaaaaaataaaaaaaaaacctcataATTTCGCTACAAAGGCTACTTTTAGTATGAttagtatattaatatatatatatatatatattgatatcttATAAATATTCATGTTGTTTCTTGTTTATTCTTACAAATCATTATAAATCACAATTGTTCTTTTTAAATTCTTtaaacatgaaaataataataaaaagtgatatatatatacatataagaaaactgaaaaatatgaacatttattttttaagaatgtaagaagatgaaatttaataaaatgaaaatcataATTTCTTTCATTGATTACCTTGTTTGAGAttctaaaaatagaaatgaatTATTTTTTCGGTGAAAATTAAGGAATGAATTTATTGCTTGAATTTCCTGCTAAATTTTTCAACAAAATATATGCTAATTAAATTC containing:
- the LOC126796357 gene encoding uncharacterized protein LOC126796357; this translates as MADKNQQVYPLAPANGYRRSDGESLSEDELKRKKRIKCFAYIGIFIVFQIAVMTVFGLTVMKVKTPKVRLGTSTLTGFTSSSAAPSFSTTFNTQIRVKNTNWGPYKFDEGVVTFMYQGTSVGTFTVPKGKAGMRGTKKVNAVVSLNTDALTTSSTLGTELNGGVLTLTSQAKLTGKVELMLIMKKKKSASMSCTIQINVSEQTVRSLQCK